The DNA region AGGTGCGCGAAGTCCACCCGGCCGCCTTGCGCCGCCTCCGCGAGGGAGCGCACGGTGCGGACCTTGGCCCACGACAGACCCAGGGCACGCAAATCGTCGGGTGCGGCGGTCAGGAGCGGCCCGGGCGCGACCTCCCCGAGCCTGTCCACCAGCCGCGCGTAGATGCTCGCCGCCGCCCGCACCGAAAGCTGCTGCCCGGCCACGCTGCGGACGAGGGTGCCGAAGGGGTCGGACGTGGGCGGGAGGACGGGCAGCGGCCCCACCCGCGCGACGAGTTCGGCGAGCGCCGGGTCACGGCCCAGCCACAGCACAGCCTCGGCGTGGTCGGAGAGGGGAAGGGCGGGGAGGGAGGACGGGGCGGTCACAGGAAGGGCCATTCAAGCGCAGACGGCGAGCGGAGACGGTGGCGGCCGCTCCTTACGCCTTCGCGCCCTGCGCACGCTTGCGGCGAAGGAACCACACCACGGCTGCGACGACGACCACCGCCAGGATGATCCGCGAGGCGGGGCCGATGTACCCCTCCACCCGGTCGTAGTTCTCGCCGAGGAGGTACCCGGCCCCGGCGAGGGCCGACGCCCACAGCCCCGAGCCGATGGCGCTGTAGAGCAGGAACCT from Deinococcus aetherius includes:
- a CDS encoding DNA-3-methyladenine glycosylase family protein, producing MALPVTAPSSLPALPLSDHAEAVLWLGRDPALAELVARVGPLPVLPPTSDPFGTLVRSVAGQQLSVRAAASIYARLVDRLGEVAPGPLLTAAPDDLRALGLSWAKVRTVRSLAEAAQGGRVDFAHLEALPDEAVIERLTPLPGIGRWTVEMFLMFGLARPDVFSFGDLVLRQELERLHPGATSREAQNEVVRAWSPHRTLAARYLWAEKARRKLAAQAGTVNGDLSLQGPL